One segment of Bacteroides caecimuris DNA contains the following:
- a CDS encoding acyloxyacyl hydrolase: MIKFRIFPLVLSAALSVASLSASEADTVSRKVIHALSVDFRPAYVFPTHDFFRGVNRTGNSINSTLSGHLKYGFKFSPDTETGRRYPYAVQGIGVAYNTFHNTVEVGNPLAVYVFQTSKIADITSRLSFDYEWNFGASFGWKKFDKLDNPHNEVVGSKINAYINLGFLLNWRISSHTHLRAGVGMSHYSNGNTRYPNSGVNTLGASVGVTHFLGDREEPHRTLSVGRQLRTPFRKFVSYDLVVYGATRKKGIWPEGANPLMVPGSFGIIGLNFNPLYNFNKYFRAGVSLDLQYDESANIMKHIANEYIPSNPEEVKFYRPAFKEQFSAGLSARAEIVMPIFSINLGIGKNFFCQGADTNAFYQTFVLKTTLTKNVFIHTGYQLYDFRYPNNLMLGLGFRFNAK, translated from the coding sequence ATGATTAAGTTCCGAATATTTCCGCTTGTGCTTTCGGCAGCCTTATCGGTCGCTTCGCTTTCCGCGTCCGAAGCCGACACCGTTTCACGGAAGGTGATACATGCGCTTAGTGTCGATTTCCGTCCGGCGTACGTTTTTCCTACGCACGATTTCTTTAGAGGCGTCAATCGTACGGGAAACAGCATCAACTCCACTCTTTCGGGACATCTGAAGTATGGCTTCAAGTTCTCGCCCGATACGGAAACGGGTAGGAGATATCCGTATGCCGTACAGGGTATCGGCGTGGCTTACAACACATTCCATAATACCGTCGAAGTGGGCAATCCGCTTGCCGTCTACGTCTTTCAGACATCAAAGATTGCCGACATTACTTCCCGTCTGTCGTTCGACTACGAATGGAATTTCGGCGCGTCGTTCGGATGGAAGAAGTTTGATAAGCTCGACAATCCGCATAACGAGGTAGTGGGGTCGAAAATCAATGCCTACATCAATCTGGGTTTTCTGCTCAACTGGCGGATTTCATCACACACCCATCTGCGTGCCGGTGTAGGTATGTCACACTATTCAAACGGAAACACCCGTTATCCGAACTCGGGAGTCAACACCTTGGGAGCATCGGTAGGCGTCACCCACTTCTTGGGTGACCGTGAAGAGCCCCATCGCACGCTTTCTGTCGGACGGCAGCTCCGGACGCCTTTCAGAAAATTCGTAAGTTACGACCTTGTCGTTTACGGTGCCACACGGAAGAAAGGCATTTGGCCCGAAGGCGCGAACCCGCTGATGGTGCCGGGCTCTTTTGGTATCATCGGACTCAATTTCAATCCTCTTTACAACTTCAACAAATATTTCCGGGCGGGCGTGTCCTTGGATTTGCAATACGATGAAAGCGCCAACATCATGAAGCACATAGCCAACGAGTATATTCCTTCCAATCCTGAAGAGGTGAAATTCTATCGTCCCGCTTTCAAAGAACAGTTTTCGGCAGGACTCTCGGCGCGTGCGGAAATCGTGATGCCCATTTTCTCTATCAACTTGGGCATTGGCAAGAATTTCTTCTGCCAAGGTGCCGATACAAACGCTTTCTATCAGACCTTTGTGCTGAAAACAACCCTGACGAAGAACGTTTTTATCCATACCGGCTATCAGTTGTATGACTTCAGATACCCCAACAACTTGATGTTGGGACTTGGCTTCAGATTCAATGCAAAGTGA
- a CDS encoding ISAs1 family transposase, translating into MSLISLCKQLEDPRIDRKKEHSLEVIVYIALCAVICGSESWNEIERFGICKFDFFKRRFPDLVKIPSHDTFNRFFSLLKPGYFELVFRDWVSELCGKYEGVVAIDGKMLRGASKCSKDNPFGKKGFKLHMVSAWAVSNGISMGQVKVDDKSNEITAIPSLIKSLDLQDCIVTIDAIACQTDIAEVIIENNADYILALKANQKNRLMDVERWLDEMDGVDIDRPVYRSHYGKYVTEEVSHGRIETRECLVYSPGKIMESMLKDKFEGVKSIVRINTERLEVATKKLSVEKRYYITSLGLKPKEISEAIRSHWDIENRLHWQLDVSFREDAGRKVGNAAQNFSLINKIALYIIKQDETKGSVAAKRKNAGWNDEYLFKLLNKIKI; encoded by the coding sequence ATGAGCTTAATTAGTCTTTGTAAACAACTTGAAGATCCTCGTATTGACCGAAAAAAAGAACACTCTTTGGAAGTCATCGTTTATATAGCCTTGTGTGCTGTAATCTGTGGAAGTGAAAGTTGGAATGAAATAGAACGGTTCGGTATTTGTAAGTTTGACTTCTTTAAACGTCGTTTTCCTGATTTAGTAAAGATCCCAAGTCATGACACTTTCAATCGTTTTTTCAGTTTACTCAAACCCGGTTATTTTGAATTGGTCTTTCGTGATTGGGTATCTGAGCTTTGTGGTAAGTATGAAGGGGTTGTTGCTATAGACGGTAAAATGCTTCGTGGAGCAAGTAAGTGCAGCAAAGACAATCCCTTTGGCAAAAAAGGATTCAAGCTTCATATGGTTAGTGCCTGGGCTGTTTCCAATGGAATCAGTATGGGTCAGGTAAAAGTAGATGATAAAAGCAATGAAATCACCGCTATTCCTTCTCTTATAAAATCTCTGGATTTGCAGGATTGCATAGTGACAATTGATGCTATTGCATGCCAAACAGATATTGCCGAAGTAATAATAGAAAATAATGCAGACTATATTCTGGCATTAAAGGCCAATCAAAAAAACAGGTTAATGGATGTGGAACGATGGCTAGACGAGATGGATGGTGTTGATATTGATCGGCCGGTATACCGTTCACACTATGGAAAATATGTCACAGAGGAGGTTTCTCATGGGAGAATTGAGACTCGTGAATGTCTGGTTTATAGCCCGGGAAAGATTATGGAATCAATGCTGAAAGATAAATTTGAGGGGGTCAAGTCCATCGTAAGAATTAATACCGAAAGACTGGAGGTAGCCACTAAAAAACTTTCCGTAGAAAAAAGATATTACATTACTTCACTAGGGCTAAAACCGAAAGAAATTTCAGAGGCTATAAGATCGCATTGGGATATAGAAAACAGGCTACATTGGCAGTTAGACGTATCGTTTAGAGAAGACGCAGGAAGGAAAGTAGGTAATGCTGCGCAAAATTTTTCTTTAATTAATAAGATAGCCCTTTATATCATCAAACAAGATGAAACAAAGGGCAGTGTAGCAGCCAAAAGAAAAAACGCAGGATGGAATGATGAATATTTGTTCAAACTATTAAATAAGATAAAAATATAA